The region ACTGGTCGACGGCCAGCCGCTGGAGGTTGGGCGGGTGTGCCGGATCGGGGAAGAACTCGCCGACGCGCTGGACCACGTGCACTCGCACGGTCTGGTGCACGGGGAGGTGCGCGCCTCGCACGTCCTGGTGGACGACGAGGGCAGCGCCTGCCTGAGCGATTTCGGTTTGGAGCACCCGATTCGGGCCGTGTCGCGGGAGAACACAGAGGACTGCGCACGGCCCGAGGCGAAGGGCGACGCGGGAGGCGCGACGGCACTGCGGGCCGCCGTGGGCGCCACTGACGTCCACGACCTCGGCCTGGTGTTGTTGGAGTGCTTGACAGGGCGGGTTGTCGAGGACGGGCAGCAGTCGGCCGAGGTTCCGGTGAACCTGCCGGACAAGCTCAAGGACTTGTTGTCGCGGATGACCTCGCCCGTCGCGGATGAACGGCCGCCTGCGCGGGCCTGCGCCTACGTCCTGGGCGCTGTGGCTCCGGATGTCGAGGTGCCGGAGCCCGAAGTCCAGACCGCGGTGGTCGCCGGGCCGACCGAAGTCGTTGCGGTTTCGGGAAATCTGGACGTCTCGGACAAGGGCACGCCGGAGCGGCCCGCGTCGAAGACGTCGTGGAAGGTGCTCGCCGCCTCGGCGGGCGTGCTGGTCGGTGCGCTGGCCATCACGGCGGCCACGACGTCCGTGCTGAGCCCGGCGCCGTCGACGCCCGAGGGGACGTCCACCTCCACCGACGCCCCGCAGGTCCCCGGTGCCACGCCCCAGGACGAGGCACGGCCGCAGCTCGTCGGGTCCACCCGTTCCTCCGAGGCGGCACGGCCCACCTCCCCGGCTGCAACGGCCGCCAAGCAGGACGCCCAGCAGGACGCCCAGCCCGCCACGCAGCCTGCCCCCGGTCCGGGCACCGAACCCGTACCGACGACCACCCCGACCACCACCACCGTCGCTCCCACCACGACCTCGGTCGCTCCGACCTCCGAGACGTCCGAGAGCAGCCCCGCGCCGACCACCTCGGTCCCGCCCGACGAGGTGGGCGACTGAGGGCTCGACCCCGCCCACGACCACTGTTGGTGGGCCCTCCGGCACGTCCCGTGACAGCCCGGCGAGCTTTCTCACAAGAGGGGTGAACGGGCCTGTCAAGGGGCATCCGCCTGTTCCTGGCACGGTCGATCCAACGGCTACTGTCACGCACAACAGCGGTGCTGAGGAGGATTCGGGTGGTTGCGGAAGACGAGCGTCGGCTTGCCGTCGTGGTGCGCGAGCAGAAGGACCTGATCGTGGAGAGGTGGGTCCGGGCCGCGGCGGAGTCGTTGCGCGGCCGGATCACGGCCGCCGAGCTCGACCGGGAGTTCCGGGAGCTGTACACCGCGCTGCTGCCGCTGGTGGGTGACAACGGGCGGGACATCGCCGGTGAGAGATACGTCGAGATCCGGTCCGTGCTCGCGGAGATGTCCCGGAACCGGGCCCGCAGCGGCTACACGCCCTCGGAGACCGCGTCGAGCATCTTCGCGCTCAAGCGCGTGGTGTTCGAGCTGACCGAGAACGACGAGGACCCCGCCCTGTTCCGCCAGCTGATGGACTTCTCCTCGCTGCTGGACGCGCTGGGCCTGATCACGTTCGAGACGTTCTCCCGCGCCCGCGAGGAGATCATCACCGAGCAGTCGGCCCAGCTGCTGGAGCTGACCACCCCCGTGGTGAAGCTGTGGGAGGGCGTGCTCGCCGTCCCGCTGGTCGGCACGCTCGACTCGGCGCGCACCCAGGTCGTGATGGAGAAGCTGCTGGAGGCCCTGGTCGAGACCGGCGCCGAGCACGCCATCATCGACATCACCGGCGTGCTGGCGGTGGACACCCAGGTCGCGCAGCACCTGCTCAAGACCGCGTTCGCGGCCCGCCTGATGGGCGCGGAGTGCACCATCTCCGGCATCCGGCCGCAGATCGCCCAGACGATCGTGGCGCTGGGCATCGAGTTCGGCGACATCACCACCAAGGCGTCGCTGGCCGACGCCCTGCGCCACGCGCTGCGCCGCGAAGGCGTCGAGATCGTCACCGGCGGGGAACGCTGATGGAACGCGTCCCCATCCTGGAGATCGGCGGCGTGCTCCTGGTGTCCATCCAGATCGACCTCCAGGACCAGACCGTGCTGGCCCTCCAGGAGGACCTGGCCGACCGCATCTCGGCCTCCGGCGCGCACGGCGTGGTGATCGACATCTCCGGCGTGGAGATCGTCGACTCGTTCATCGGCCGGATGTTCGCCACGATCGCGTCGCTGTCCCGGCTGTTCGACGCGACGACCGTGGTGGTCGGGATGCGCCCCGCGGTGGCGATCACGCTCGTCGAGCTCGGGCTCACCCTGGGCGACGTGCGCACCGCGCTGAACCTCGAACGCGGCCTGAAGATCCTCGGCGACCTGCGCCGAGGCTCCCGGTGACGGCCTCGGCCGGGGAGAGCGAACAGCTGCCCATCACCGGTGACGACGACGTGGTGCGGGTGCGGCAGCTCGTGCGCGTCTTCGCCCAGCGGGTGAAGCTGTCACTGGTGAACCAGACGAAGCTGGTGACGGCGGCCAGCGAGCTGGCCCGCAACACCCTGGTCTACGGGGGCGGTGGGATGGCGCGGGTCGAGATCGTGACCGACGGCCGGCGGGAGGGGGTGCGGGCGGTGTTCCACGACGACGGGCCCGGCATCCCCGACCTCGGGCTGGCCCTGGCCGACGGCTGGAGCAGCGGCAGCGGCCTCGGGCTCGGGTTGAGCGGGTCGCGCCGGCTGGTCGACCAGTTCGACCTGGACACCGAGGTCGGCCGGGGCACGACGGTGACCGTCGTGAAGTGGAAGGCGTGACGTGACGGGCCTGCCGCAAGTGGCTCTGGATCCAACAGGTTCGACTCCGATGGGTCTGCCGTGGACGGGGTGACCACCTGCGTCCCGGACGCCGAGGACGTGGCCTGGGTCCGGGTGGAGGAGAGCGCGCACGTCGGGCGGGCCCGGCGGGTGACCACCACCCTGGCCGAACGGCTGGCGTTCGGCGACTCGCGGGTCGCCGAGATCGGGCTGGCGGTCACCGAGATCGGCACCAACCTGCTCAAGCACACCGACGGCGGCCACCTGCTGGTGCGCGCGCTGCGGGCGGATGACCGGGCCGCCGTCGAGGTGGTCGCCGTGGACCGCGGTCCCGGCATCGCCGACATGGGCCGCGCGATGCTCGACGGCGAGTCGACCACCGGCACGCTCGGCATCGGGCTGGGCGTCGTGGCGCGCAGCGCCGACCACTTCGACGTCTCCACCCACCGGGAGCGCGGCACCGTCCTGACCGCCCGGTTCCACCGGCGTGAGCGCGGGATTCCCGACTACGCCGCCGATCCGGCCGCCGCGGGCGTGACCCGGCCGATCGCCGACGAGGAGGTGTGCGGCGACGCCTACGCCGTGCGCCGCGTCGGCGGGCGGCTGTGGGTGATGATGTGCGACGGTTCCGGGCACGGTCCGCTCGCCGCGTCGGCGTCCCGGGAGGCCGTCCGGCTGTTCCGCGCGGACGAGCCGACCGCGCCGGAGGCCGTGGTGGCGAAGCTGCACGCCGGGTTGCGCGGCACCCGGGGCGGAGCGGTCGCGGTGGCCGTGCTCGACCCGGACCGGGGCGTGATCCGGTTCGCGGGCCTGGGCAACATCGCCGGGGCGGTGCTGGCCGACGGGCGCAAGCGCGCCATGGTGTCGGTGCCGGGCATCGCCGGCTACCAGGCGCGGACGTTCCAGGCGTTCGACCACGACCTGCCGCCCGGCGCGCTGGTCGTGCTGCACTCCGACGGTCTCACCGAGCGCTGGACCGCCGACGACGTCGCCGGGGTCACCACTCCCCTGCTGCTGGCCGCCACGCTCGTGCGGGACGCGGGCGTGCGCAAGGACGACGCGAGCGCGCTCGTGGTGGCGACGTGACCCCCGAGGACCTGCTGCGGTTCACCGTCGCCCGCGAGGCCGACGTGTTCCTGCTGCGCCAGTGCGGGCGCGAGGTGGCGGCGACGGTCGGGCTGGACCCGCAGGACCAGATCCGGGTGGCGACCGCGCTCAGCGACGTCGGCCGGGAGCTGATCGCGAGCAGGCCCTCGACCCGGCTGGTGTTCCGGCTGCGGTCCGAACCGGAACCGACGCTGGTGATCGCGATCGGCACGGTGGACGTGGCCGGTCCGGGCTGGGACACCGCGCGCCGGCTGCTGGACGGGTTCGACGTCGCCGGCGACCACGTCGACCTGGTGAAGTCGTTGCCGCTCGGGCACTCCCGGCCCACCGCGGCGCAGGCCGCCCACCTGCGCGACATGCTCTCGCTGCCCGCCGCGGACGTGCTGGAGCAGTTGCGGGCGCAGAACCGCGACCTGTTGGAGACCCTGGAGTCGTTGGAGGTCAAGCGCCGGGACCTGGTGCGGCTCAACGACGAGCTGGAGGAGACCAACCAGGGCGTGGTGGCGCTGCACAAGGAGCTGTCCGAGGAGCTGGAGCAGACCAACCTCGGCGTCGTCGCCTTCTACACGGAGCTGGAGGAGAAGTCGAACCAGCTCCGCGACGCCGCCGCGGCCCGCACCCGGTTCTGGTCCAACATCAGCCACGAGCTGCGCTCGCCGGTGAACTCCATCATCGGCCTGACCCGCCTGCTGGTCGCGCCCGGCGGCGACCCGCTCACCGACGAGCAGCGCCGCCAGATCGACCTGGTCAACGACGCCGGCTCCACGCTGCTGGCGCTGGTCAACGAGCTGCTCGACACCGCCAAGGCCGAGTCGGGCAGCCTGCGCCCCAAGTTCGCGCCGGTCGACGTGCCGCTGGTGCTCGCCCAGCTCCAGGGCACCTCCCGGCCGATGACCCGCAGCGCCGACGTGCGACTGGTCTTCGACCCGGCGCCGCCGCTGTCGCTGATCTCCGACGAGGTCATGCTGCAACGCGTCCTGCGCAACCTGCTGTCCAACGCGCTGAAGTTCACCGAGCGCGGCACGGTCCGGTTGAGCGTGCGGACCGACGAGCAGGACGAGGCGGTCCACTTCACCGTCGCCGACACCGGCATCGGCATCCCGCCGGAGGAGCAGACCCGGATCTTCGAGGAGTTCTACCAGGTGCCCGGCCGGCTCCAGGTCGGCGTGGCGGGTACCGGGCTCGGCCTGCCCTACGCGCGCCGGCTGGCCCGGCTGCTCGGCGGCGACATCGTGCTGCGCAGCACCGCCGGCGAGGGCACCGAGATGACGCTGTGGCTGCCCCGCTCCGAGACCGACGTCCTCAACACCGACACGGCGCTGGTCGTGGAGGCCGACGACGCGGTGCGGGCGCGGGTGGTGATCTCGCTGGACGGCGTGGCGCACACCGTCGAGCAGGTCAAGGACGGGCGCGAGGCGCTGGAGCGGGTCCGCGTGCGGCGGCCGGACGTGGTCGTGCTGGCCGCCGACGTGCCGCGGGTGAGCGGCCCGGAGATCCTGTCGTTCCTGCGGTCCGACGACGAGCTGCGGGCGGTGCCCGTGGTCGTGGTGGCGGGCGGGGCCGACCCGGACCTGGAACGCCTGGTGACCGGCCTGTCCGCGGTACTGCTCAACACGGCGGTGATCGCGCCGTCGACACTGCGCCGGGCGCTGCGCGACGCCGTCCGCCTGGTCCGCCCGGAGGGCGCCTCGTGACACCGGACAGCGCACACGTCCTGGTCGTGGACGACATCGAGGCCAGCCGCTACGTGCGGGCGAGCTGGCTGCGCCGCGGCGGGCACCGGGTGACCGAGGCGGTGACCGGCGGGCAGGCCCTGGACCTGTTGGCGGCGCAGGGGTTCGACATCGTCGTGCTCGACGTCGACCTGCCCGACATGAGCGGGTTCGACGTGGCCGAGCGGATCAAGGGCGACCCGCGCACCGCCGCGATCCCGGTCGTGCACGTGTCGGCCGCGTTCCGCGAGGCCGAGGACCGGATCACCGGCCTGAACCGGGGCGCGGACGCGTACCTGACCGAACCGGTCGACGCCGGCGAGCTGATGGCGACGGTGGAAGCCGCGCTGCGCTACTACCGCGCCCGCGCGCTGGCCGAACGCCTCGCCGACCGGCTCGCCAAACTCACCTCGGCGACCCTGGCGATCAACGCCGCCACCGATTTCGACGCGCTCGTCGCGGAGGCCGCGCGGGCCGCCGCGACCGTCCTGGCGAGCCCGGCCGCCGCCGTCGTCCCCGGTGACGGCGGCCGGTGGATCGCCCGCACCGTCGGCGACGGCGAGGTGCTCGTGGCCCGCGCGCCGGACTTCGACGACCTGCCCACGGGCGCGTCGACGGTGGCGGACCCGCCGTGGGACCCGGGCGTGCCGGCCGCGGTGGTCGTGGCGCGCAGCACGCCCAAGCGCCCGGCGGTGCTGCTCGCCGTGCCGCCGTCGGCCGTGACCACCGACGAGGACCGCAACCTGCTGGTGCAGCTCGCGCAGGCGACCGTGCTGGCCGCCGAAGCGCTGCGGGCGTACGCCGAGGAGCACCAGCTCGCGCTGATTTTGCAACGCAGCCTGCTGCCCCGCGAGCTGCCGACCGTGCCGGCGCTGCCGATGGCCGCGCGGTACGTGCCGGCGTCCGCGCACGCCGAGATCGGCGGCGACTTCTACGAGGTGACCCGCCAGGGCGACCGGTTCCTGATCGCGATCGGCGACGTCTGCGGGCACTCGATCGGCGCGGCGATCATCATGGGCGAGGTCCGGCACGCGTTGCGCGCGTACGCCGTCGAGGAGGAGGACCCGGCCGAGATCCTGCGCAAGCTGGACGCGATGCTGTCGCGCTACCACCCGGTCAAGGGCCTGACCACCATGTGCCTGATGCTGGTGGACCCGGTCGACGGCTCGGCGGTCGTGGCCAACGCAGGCCACATCCCGCCGCTGGTCGCGCACGAGACCGGCGCGGACTACCTGGACGTGCGGGGCCCCATCCTCGGCATCGGCCTGCCCCGCCCGCCGGCCACCCACGTCCGGATCCCGCCGGGCGCGCTGGTCCTGCTGACCACCGACGGCCTGGTCGAGCACTCCGGCGCGGACCTGGACGAGGGCATGGACCTGCTGCGCGACGCCGTCCGGCCGGACGCCGACATGGAAGCGCTGTGCGACGACCTGGTGGCCCGGTTCGGCGCGAACAAGAAGGACGACATCGCCCTGTTCGCCTTCCGCCGCCCGCGCGCCTGACCGTCCGGCTTTCCGGTTCCGGGCTTCCGGGCTTCCGGAGGGGTTTACTGGCGGTAGCCCTCGACCTCGACGGGCGGTCGGGCCTGCGCGTCGTCGGGGTCCTGGCCGGCGGTCCGGCGGGCGCGGCGCTGCCGCAGCAGGTCCCAGCACTGGTCCAGGGTGACCTCGAGCTGGCTCAGCCGGGCCTGCTCCTCCTCCGGGGCGAGTTCGCCCGACTCCACCCGCCGGCGCAGCTCGTGCTCCTCGTCCACCAGGCCGCTGATCCGGTCGTGGATCTCCGAGTCCGTCATGCGGCCAGCGTAGGGCGGGGCCGGCGGACCTGCCATCCCGGCGAACCCGTCGCTCCGGGCCGCTGCCCGGTCGTGCCTGGTCAGGGGCGCGGCCACGCGCGGTCGGCCAGCGCGCGCAGGCGGCGGTCGAGCTGCCACGCGAAGCTCTCCGGATCACCCACCACCAGCTCCACCACGCCGGAGTTCGTCCGCACGACCACCACGGGTCCGCCGGGCGAGCCGCCCGCCTCGGCCACCCACACCCGGGCGATCTCGCGCAGCGCGACCTTCTTGTCCAGGACGTCCGGGGCGGTGGGCCCGGTGCCGATCCGCCAGCGCAGCCACCGGTCGTCGGCGCTCGCGTAGCCCAGCAGCAGCCGGCCCGCGGCGCTGCGCACCGACCGTGACCCGCTGCGCAGGCCCAAGGACGTGCCGGCCAGGGTGCCGTCCGCCGGGTCGAGCAGGATCCGCCGGCCGTGAAGGACGAGCAGGACCCCGGCCACCATCGCGACCGCCGTCGGTGCCATCAGCACAGGCCGGAGGGTCAGGAACCCGATGCCCAACGCCTGGAAGGCACCGGACAGCCCGACCAGCCACCCCCACCAGCCAGTGCGCCGGAGGTGGGTCCGGGCCGCGAAGAACCCGACCGGGACCGCGCAGCCGACCGCGAGCAACACCCACGCGAAGACCCCCGACGGCTCGCCGACCGCCACGGCGACCACGCTGACCAGCGGCGGCCCCAAGAATCCCGCCGACAGCAGCGGGACCACCCGTGCCCAGCGGCGCTCGAACTCGGCACGCACCGCGGGGTGCGCAGCGAACGGCAAACGCACCAACCCCACCTCCGGCCGTGAGCGTATCGTCACCAGAACCGCTCCCCGTGAGCACACACCGTGACAACCGCTGCTAATCTCGGCCCGGTGACCGATCCGCAGCGGCCCGTTCTGCCCAGCAACCTGCGCCGAATGGCCGAGGACCTGCGACGCAGGGCCGACCGGTTCGGTGAGCTCCAAACGCGGCTGGACCGCACGGCCGCCACGGCGTCCTCCCCCGACGACGCGGTGCATGTGACGGTCGACGCGAACGGCGTGCCCACGGCGTTCCGGTTCGCCGAGCGGTTCCGAGAGCTGGACGTGCGCGCGATGGCCGACCAGGTGCAGGCCACCCTGCGCCGGGCCCAGGCGCGGCTGCGCGACCAGGTGACCGAGCTGGCCGCCGAGACCGTGGGCGAGGACGTTGCCGCCGAGCAGTTCCTGGCCTCCTACCGGTCGCGCTTCCCCGACCCGCCCGCCGCCGAGACCTCGACCGTGCAGGTCCTGCGCTTCGACCCCGAGGACGACGACCCACCGCGCGGTGGGTCCGACGGCCCCCGAGGGATGTCATGACCGACTTCACCGTCGTTCCCGAGCAGGTCCGCGAGCAGGCCCAGGCCGTGCGCGGCATCGCCACCGGCACCGCCGTGGCCGCCGATGCGGCCTGCCACGTCACGTCACTGGACGACGCGTACGGCTGGATCTGCCAGGCGATGGGCCTGCCGGAGCTGCTTCGAGGGCCCCAGGAGCACGGCGCTCGACGTGCCGTCGAGGTGACAGCGGAACTCGTGGAGCAGGCGGAGGGCCTGGCCGACACCGCCGAGACCTACCAACGTGCCGAGGACGCGGTCTCCGAGACGTTGCGCAAGCTGCTGGACATGCTCGACCGCGCCGCCCGCGCACCGAAGGTCGGAGGCCGCTAGATGGTGTTGATCGGCGACGACGCGAAGAGCGACAACGAACTGGTCGACCGCGGCACCGACCTGGATTCCCAGTACAGCAAGGAGAAGATGGTCTCCAGCTCGCTGGCGGCCCTGGCCACCACCCTCAACCCGGTGCTGCTGCCGGTCGGCGTGGCCACCCGTCAGTTCGCCAACACCGGGGACTTCGACGGTCTCGACGACGGCACCGTCATCGACTCGATCCAGCAGGTGTGCGAGCAGATCGACGCCGGCGACTGGGCGTCCGCGGTGGTCGGCGGCGCGGGCCTGGCGATCGACGCGATCGGCGCCGTCCTCGACCCGATCGGATTCGTCGCGGGCCAGCTCACCGGCTGGATGCTCGAACACGTGGAACCGCTGCGCCTGGCGCTGCACCAGCTGACCGGCAACCCGGACATGGTGGAGAGCTACGCGACGACGTGGCGCTCCATCGCCAACCGCCTGGCCGAGAAGGCCGGCGAGCAGACCACCACGATCACCCAGGGCGCCCCGGACTGGACCGGCCGAGCCGCCACCGCCTACCGGATGAACGCCGCGCACACGGCGTTGCGGACGATCGGCGCGTCCCTCAACGCCCGAGCCCTGGCGTCCGCGACGGACAAGATGAAAGACGTGGTCGACACCGTGCGCGGCGGCGTCCGTGACATCCTCGCCGACCTGGTCGGCACGCTGCTGTCGTGCGCAGCCGAAGCCCTGACCGGCGTCGGAGCCCCGGACAGCGTGCGCCGCGCCCTCCAGGCCATCGCGAAGGCCATGTTCAAGGCCGAAGACCTGCTGCTGAAACTGGAGGTGGTGATCGCCAAACTCGGCGCGGTCCTCGTGGACCTCCTCCAACTCCAACAAGAACTGGACCGCTGACCAGGTCCGTTGCGGGCCGCGCTACGATTGCCTCGGCGGGCGCGGTCCGCCGATTGGGTCGTCGCCCCCCGGCATCGGGCGACAAGGGCCCCACAGGGTTGATCCCACCGCGCGACTGCTCCGCGTACCACCCTCTTCGCTGTGCGCTTCGTCCTTGTCAGCCGTGCCGGGCGGCGGAAACGGGGAACGTCGTGAGCACTGGCACTCTTCTGGCCAGACTGGTCGAGCTACGCGCGTCGCTCACCAACGAGTCCGGTCGGGTCCTCCGTCGCTGGGCGGATGATCTCGAACCCACCTTGTCCTTCGCTGAGCGGTCGGCCCTTGATGAGGTCTTCCGAGCCCCGGCGCCGATGTTCGACGGGACCCGGTCGACGTCTCCGCTGCCCTGTGCCCTGCGGCGGCGGGTCCTGCCGGTCGCGATGGAACAGGCGCAGTGCGAACTGGAAACAGGCGTCCTCGGCGCGTTGGTGAGCGGCTTCGACCGCCTCGCCCACCACCCCAGCGCGTGGAGACTCCGTCTCGGTGAGGCGATCAAGCGCGTCGCGCCCGCATCCGACTCGATCCGCCTCGAACTCGATCCACTCCTGCTCGGCCCGATGTTGGCCGAACTGCTTCCGATGGAGGACGAGCAGTCCGACGACGAACTCGGCGGCGTCGCGGGCGCACGAGTGCGTTGGAAAGACGACCACTTGGAACTTTTCCTCGTCGACAAGATGTCCAGTACCAGGGTGATCGTGACCGGTGTCAGGTCACGGGAGTGGCGAGCGACCACGGGTTACCTACGGGACGAACGGCCGGCCGTTCTCCTGCTCGGCGAGAGGTATCCGAACGTGTTGGCGCCACGCGAGGCCAAAAGGCTTCGCACAGGTCCCCGCCTCCATCTGCCGGTGCGCTTGGCCAGCGGGCTGCTGCGCCGAATCAGGAT is a window of Saccharothrix espanaensis DSM 44229 DNA encoding:
- a CDS encoding DUF2630 family protein; protein product: MTDSEIHDRISGLVDEEHELRRRVESGELAPEEEQARLSQLEVTLDQCWDLLRQRRARRTAGQDPDDAQARPPVEVEGYRQ
- a CDS encoding STAS domain-containing protein, whose product is MERVPILEIGGVLLVSIQIDLQDQTVLALQEDLADRISASGAHGVVIDISGVEIVDSFIGRMFATIASLSRLFDATTVVVGMRPAVAITLVELGLTLGDVRTALNLERGLKILGDLRRGSR
- a CDS encoding YbaB/EbfC family nucleoid-associated protein; amino-acid sequence: MTDPQRPVLPSNLRRMAEDLRRRADRFGELQTRLDRTAATASSPDDAVHVTVDANGVPTAFRFAERFRELDVRAMADQVQATLRRAQARLRDQVTELAAETVGEDVAAEQFLASYRSRFPDPPAAETSTVQVLRFDPEDDDPPRGGSDGPRGMS
- a CDS encoding STAS domain-containing protein — translated: MVAEDERRLAVVVREQKDLIVERWVRAAAESLRGRITAAELDREFRELYTALLPLVGDNGRDIAGERYVEIRSVLAEMSRNRARSGYTPSETASSIFALKRVVFELTENDEDPALFRQLMDFSSLLDALGLITFETFSRAREEIITEQSAQLLELTTPVVKLWEGVLAVPLVGTLDSARTQVVMEKLLEALVETGAEHAIIDITGVLAVDTQVAQHLLKTAFAARLMGAECTISGIRPQIAQTIVALGIEFGDITTKASLADALRHALRREGVEIVTGGER
- a CDS encoding WXG100 family type VII secretion target, which codes for MVLIGDDAKSDNELVDRGTDLDSQYSKEKMVSSSLAALATTLNPVLLPVGVATRQFANTGDFDGLDDGTVIDSIQQVCEQIDAGDWASAVVGGAGLAIDAIGAVLDPIGFVAGQLTGWMLEHVEPLRLALHQLTGNPDMVESYATTWRSIANRLAEKAGEQTTTITQGAPDWTGRAATAYRMNAAHTALRTIGASLNARALASATDKMKDVVDTVRGGVRDILADLVGTLLSCAAEALTGVGAPDSVRRALQAIAKAMFKAEDLLLKLEVVIAKLGAVLVDLLQLQQELDR
- a CDS encoding serine/threonine protein kinase, producing MSRSLDAELLAGRYRLLEPIGDGGLVRTHHGWDALLRRDVTVKVFAPTADPEAGRVFDREVGALARLSHPGLLSVYDTDVHRGARFVVLRHVEGRTLRELVDGQPLEVGRVCRIGEELADALDHVHSHGLVHGEVRASHVLVDDEGSACLSDFGLEHPIRAVSRENTEDCARPEAKGDAGGATALRAAVGATDVHDLGLVLLECLTGRVVEDGQQSAEVPVNLPDKLKDLLSRMTSPVADERPPARACAYVLGAVAPDVEVPEPEVQTAVVAGPTEVVAVSGNLDVSDKGTPERPASKTSWKVLAASAGVLVGALAITAATTSVLSPAPSTPEGTSTSTDAPQVPGATPQDEARPQLVGSTRSSEAARPTSPAATAAKQDAQQDAQPATQPAPGPGTEPVPTTTPTTTTVAPTTTSVAPTSETSESSPAPTTSVPPDEVGD
- a CDS encoding ATP-binding protein, which encodes MTASAGESEQLPITGDDDVVRVRQLVRVFAQRVKLSLVNQTKLVTAASELARNTLVYGGGGMARVEIVTDGRREGVRAVFHDDGPGIPDLGLALADGWSSGSGLGLGLSGSRRLVDQFDLDTEVGRGTTVTVVKWKA
- a CDS encoding type VII secretion target; the encoded protein is MTDFTVVPEQVREQAQAVRGIATGTAVAADAACHVTSLDDAYGWICQAMGLPELLRGPQEHGARRAVEVTAELVEQAEGLADTAETYQRAEDAVSETLRKLLDMLDRAARAPKVGGR
- a CDS encoding ATP-binding SpoIIE family protein phosphatase → MTTCVPDAEDVAWVRVEESAHVGRARRVTTTLAERLAFGDSRVAEIGLAVTEIGTNLLKHTDGGHLLVRALRADDRAAVEVVAVDRGPGIADMGRAMLDGESTTGTLGIGLGVVARSADHFDVSTHRERGTVLTARFHRRERGIPDYAADPAAAGVTRPIADEEVCGDAYAVRRVGGRLWVMMCDGSGHGPLAASASREAVRLFRADEPTAPEAVVAKLHAGLRGTRGGAVAVAVLDPDRGVIRFAGLGNIAGAVLADGRKRAMVSVPGIAGYQARTFQAFDHDLPPGALVVLHSDGLTERWTADDVAGVTTPLLLAATLVRDAGVRKDDASALVVAT
- a CDS encoding fused response regulator/phosphatase, which gives rise to MTPDSAHVLVVDDIEASRYVRASWLRRGGHRVTEAVTGGQALDLLAAQGFDIVVLDVDLPDMSGFDVAERIKGDPRTAAIPVVHVSAAFREAEDRITGLNRGADAYLTEPVDAGELMATVEAALRYYRARALAERLADRLAKLTSATLAINAATDFDALVAEAARAAATVLASPAAAVVPGDGGRWIARTVGDGEVLVARAPDFDDLPTGASTVADPPWDPGVPAAVVVARSTPKRPAVLLAVPPSAVTTDEDRNLLVQLAQATVLAAEALRAYAEEHQLALILQRSLLPRELPTVPALPMAARYVPASAHAEIGGDFYEVTRQGDRFLIAIGDVCGHSIGAAIIMGEVRHALRAYAVEEEDPAEILRKLDAMLSRYHPVKGLTTMCLMLVDPVDGSAVVANAGHIPPLVAHETGADYLDVRGPILGIGLPRPPATHVRIPPGALVLLTTDGLVEHSGADLDEGMDLLRDAVRPDADMEALCDDLVARFGANKKDDIALFAFRRPRA
- a CDS encoding sensor histidine kinase, yielding MTPEDLLRFTVAREADVFLLRQCGREVAATVGLDPQDQIRVATALSDVGRELIASRPSTRLVFRLRSEPEPTLVIAIGTVDVAGPGWDTARRLLDGFDVAGDHVDLVKSLPLGHSRPTAAQAAHLRDMLSLPAADVLEQLRAQNRDLLETLESLEVKRRDLVRLNDELEETNQGVVALHKELSEELEQTNLGVVAFYTELEEKSNQLRDAAAARTRFWSNISHELRSPVNSIIGLTRLLVAPGGDPLTDEQRRQIDLVNDAGSTLLALVNELLDTAKAESGSLRPKFAPVDVPLVLAQLQGTSRPMTRSADVRLVFDPAPPLSLISDEVMLQRVLRNLLSNALKFTERGTVRLSVRTDEQDEAVHFTVADTGIGIPPEEQTRIFEEFYQVPGRLQVGVAGTGLGLPYARRLARLLGGDIVLRSTAGEGTEMTLWLPRSETDVLNTDTALVVEADDAVRARVVISLDGVAHTVEQVKDGREALERVRVRRPDVVVLAADVPRVSGPEILSFLRSDDELRAVPVVVVAGGADPDLERLVTGLSAVLLNTAVIAPSTLRRALRDAVRLVRPEGAS